From Glycine soja cultivar W05 chromosome 4, ASM419377v2, whole genome shotgun sequence, the proteins below share one genomic window:
- the LOC114410349 gene encoding psbP domain-containing protein 4, chloroplastic-like, translating to MASALSTTSVLCWRNPQHMHIISPSSQTLQNGTLRTVAASASKDISIESDKCSSLLVNRRTILASGVSLLSFPGESLAVVKQGLLAGRIPGLSEPDEQGWRTYRRPDEKSGGHGVGWSPIIPYSFRVPEEWEEVPVSIADLGGTEIDLRFASSKEGRLFVIVAPVLRFSDDLGDNATIEKIGPPEKVINAFGPEMIGENVEGKVLSVSAAEHEGRTYYQFELEPPHIFITATAAGNRLYLFGVTGSGLQWKRHYNDLKKIAESFRVV from the exons ATGGCATCAGCCTTGTCCACGACCAGTGTGCTTTGCTGGAGGAATCCTCAGCACATGCATATTATCTCACCCTCTTCACAGACACTTCAAAATGGAACTCTAAGAACTGTAGCTGCTTCAGCCTCAAAAGATATCAGCATAGAAAGTGACAAGTGTTCCTCTTTGTTGGTGAACAGAAGAACAATTTTGGCTTCTGGGGTTTCCTTGTTGTCTTTCCCGGGTGAGAGTTTGGCTGTGGTGAAACAAGGCCTTCTAGCAGGGAGAATTCCTGGCCTGTCCGAGCCAGATGAACAAG GTTGGAGGACCTATCGCAGGCCGGATGAGAAGTCAGGAGGACATGGTGTTGGATGGAGTCCTATTATTCCATACAGCTTCAGAGTGCCTGAAGAATGGGAAGAG GTACCAGTATCAATAGCAGATCTTGGTGGCACAGAGATAGATTTGAGATTTGCCAGCTCTAAGGAAGGACGTTTGTTTGTCATTGTTGCTCCTGTTCTTAGATTCTCCGATG ATCTTGGTGACAATGCTACAATAGAAAAAATTGGACCTCCAGAGAAAGTGATCAATGCATTTGGTCCAGAAATGATTGGGGAAAATGTAGAAGGGAAGGTTCTGAGCGTTAGTGCAGCAGAACATGAAGGAAGAACTTACTACCAGTTTGAGCTAGAGCCTCCCCATATTTTCATTACTGCCACTGCAGCTGGCAACcgcttatatttgtttggagTAACAGGCAGCG GTCTTCAGTGGAAGAGACACTACAATGATTTGAAGAAGATAGCTGAATCTTTCCGGGTTGTATAA